In one window of bacterium DNA:
- the ruvA gene encoding Holliday junction branch migration protein RuvA, with protein MIAFLSGILDEKFLDKVFIDVQGVGYLVYIPATVYSRLPEKGSEIKIYTYFYVREDTHILYGFLTNEEVEFFRLLLQASGIGPKLALKILSSVSVYECQKAILQNDILSLTNIPGIGKKTAEKLVVELKDRVSKISSIEQTKEIFADDTALNEALLALQALGYKPAHAKQAVLKARGLVSDKNRTEELVKAALKNL; from the coding sequence ATGATAGCTTTTTTATCAGGCATATTGGATGAAAAATTTTTAGACAAGGTTTTTATTGATGTCCAGGGAGTCGGGTATCTTGTTTACATTCCCGCGACGGTTTACAGCCGCCTGCCGGAGAAAGGGTCGGAAATAAAAATTTATACGTATTTTTATGTGAGGGAAGATACGCACATTCTTTATGGTTTTTTGACGAATGAAGAGGTGGAATTTTTCAGGCTTTTACTGCAGGCGTCGGGAATAGGCCCGAAGCTGGCGCTTAAAATTCTTTCCTCTGTTTCAGTATATGAATGCCAAAAGGCGATATTGCAGAATGATATATTGTCGCTTACAAATATTCCGGGTATCGGCAAAAAAACCGCGGAAAAGCTGGTCGTGGAATTAAAGGATAGGGTATCAAAAATTTCTTCAATTGAACAAACAAAAGAAATTTTTGCGGATGACACTGCTTTAAACGAGGCCTTATTGGCCCTTCAGGCGTTGGGTTATAAACCGGCCCACGCGAAACAGGCTGTCCTTAAGGCGAGAGGTTTGGTGTCCGATAAAAATAGAACGGAAGAACTGGTTAAGGCGGCGTTAAAAAACCTTTAA
- a CDS encoding DUF2905 domain-containing protein, protein MDDFSSTGRVLIIIGFFIIIIGVFILFSDKIPYLGMLPGDIYIEKKNFRFYFPLATSVIISIILSIIIRLFSKK, encoded by the coding sequence ATGGATGATTTTAGTTCAACAGGCCGCGTTTTAATTATTATAGGGTTTTTTATAATCATTATAGGAGTCTTTATTCTATTTTCAGATAAAATACCATATTTGGGCATGCTCCCGGGTGATATTTACATTGAAAAGAAAAATTTCAGATTTTATTTCCCGTTGGCAACTTCAGTCATTATAAGTATTATTTTAAGCATAATTATCCGTCTGTTTTCTAAAAAATAA
- a CDS encoding epoxyqueuosine reductase QueH yields the protein MKQDVFLHICCAPCLIYFCKYFKEENILWKGYFFNPNIHPEEEYGKRADCLKKFVSENNFPVDFITRYSGQEFLNRIGRNKEHWTKSKSNRCLVCYEWRLKETACKAKKEGYKYFSTTLLISPYQDHGLLKKIGEETAKEFDLKFYYKDFRPFFREGRKLAKENNFYLQKYCGCLFSRGEAMPRPK from the coding sequence ATGAAACAAGATGTTTTTCTTCATATCTGCTGCGCGCCTTGTTTAATCTATTTCTGTAAATATTTTAAAGAAGAAAATATTTTGTGGAAGGGATATTTTTTTAATCCGAATATTCACCCTGAAGAGGAATATGGCAAAAGGGCGGACTGTTTAAAAAAATTTGTTTCAGAAAATAATTTTCCCGTTGATTTCATCACCCGTTATTCCGGACAGGAATTTTTAAACAGAATCGGCAGGAATAAAGAACATTGGACAAAATCTAAAAGTAACAGGTGCCTGGTTTGTTATGAATGGAGGCTGAAAGAGACCGCGTGTAAAGCGAAAAAAGAGGGATATAAATATTTTTCGACCACGCTTTTAATAAGCCCGTATCAGGACCACGGCCTCTTGAAAAAAATAGGCGAGGAAACAGCAAAAGAATTTGACCTGAAATTTTATTATAAAGATTTCAGGCCTTTTTTCCGCGAAGGAAGAAAATTGGCAAAAGAGAATAATTTTTATTTGCAGAAATACTGCGGATGTTTATTTAGTAGGGGCGAGGCGATGCCTCGCCCAAAATAG
- the ruvB gene encoding Holliday junction branch migration DNA helicase RuvB, with amino-acid sequence MDERIVTPEIILEDKGPEFSIRPRKINEYIGQEKIKENLKIFISAAQSRKEVLDHVLFYGPPGLGKTTLAHIIACEMGVNIKTTSGPVIERPGDLASILTNLQEGDVFFIDEIHRLNHTVEEILYPAMEDYQLDIIIGKGPSARSIKLDLPKFTLIGATTRAGLITSPLRERFGIVGRLDFYNPGELMEIVNRAADVLEVRLDKSGAMELAKRARGTPRIVLRLLRRVRDFAQVEGVKCIDRESADKALKMLEIDELGMDTMDRKILLTIIDKFGGGPVGIESLAVAVGEENDTIEDVYEPYLIQIGYIDRTPAGRRATELAYRHFNRKLPKKEQMKLDL; translated from the coding sequence ATGGACGAGAGAATAGTCACCCCTGAGATAATCCTTGAAGATAAAGGGCCTGAATTTAGCATCAGGCCGCGTAAAATCAACGAATATATCGGGCAGGAAAAGATAAAAGAGAATCTGAAAATTTTTATTTCCGCGGCACAGTCGAGAAAAGAGGTTTTAGACCATGTCCTTTTTTACGGCCCGCCGGGTCTTGGGAAGACAACATTGGCCCATATAATCGCCTGCGAGATGGGTGTTAACATTAAAACGACATCAGGCCCTGTGATTGAACGTCCCGGGGATTTGGCATCCATATTGACGAATCTCCAGGAGGGGGATGTCTTTTTTATTGATGAAATCCACCGTTTAAACCACACGGTGGAGGAAATATTATATCCAGCGATGGAAGATTACCAGCTTGATATAATTATAGGCAAGGGGCCGAGTGCCCGTTCGATAAAACTGGACCTGCCCAAATTTACGTTAATCGGCGCGACAACAAGGGCAGGCCTGATTACATCTCCTTTGCGTGAAAGGTTTGGAATTGTGGGCAGGCTTGATTTTTACAACCCCGGGGAATTGATGGAGATTGTTAACAGGGCGGCAGATGTGCTTGAAGTGCGTCTTGATAAAAGCGGGGCGATGGAGCTGGCTAAAAGGGCGCGCGGTACTCCCAGGATTGTTTTACGGCTTTTACGCCGGGTCCGGGATTTTGCGCAGGTTGAAGGCGTAAAATGCATAGACCGGGAATCAGCGGATAAAGCCTTAAAAATGCTTGAAATTGATGAACTGGGCATGGATACGATGGACCGTAAAATACTTTTGACGATAATTGACAAATTTGGCGGCGGGCCTGTAGGCATTGAAAGTCTTGCCGTAGCGGTGGGAGAAGAAAATGACACGATTGAAGACGTGTATGAACCTTATTTGATTCAGATAGGTTATATTGACCGCACCCCGGCCGGCCGCCGGGCGACGGAGCTTGCATACCGCCATTTTAACCGCAAATTGCCGAAAAAAGAACAGATGAAACTGGATTTGTGA